TTAGTTACATTGCTGCGGTAGCAATTCCGGATATTTGGTACATTTTTCAGTTCATGGGATCAACCTctgctgtttgtctttcctttgtTTTCCCTGGTTCTATTGTTTTAAggtaattaattttgttttgttcatAATACTCATTTTAATCTATAAGAAAAATCATTAACCATGTTTTTGTGTTGTTAAAAAATGACAGGGATATTCATGGTATATCAACGAGAAAGGACAAGATTATAGCACTTGTTATGGTTATACTAGCTGTAGGAACAAGTGTGATTGCTATCTCCAACAACATATAATGAATCACATGTAGTAATTAGTTAAAATTTAGCAGGGTGAATAGTAAACCAGGTTTGGATAACGCCAAGAGCAAATGCCAGAGAATAAAGAAGAGTTGCTTCACTGGTCGATCATCTGAGCAAGAGAGACTGGTAATTTGTCATTCAATAACCGAACAACGACTCACCCTTAATTCAACTAATACGTTTTCGATTATCAgaattatttttagttataatCTTATACCAATATGGCCCTTGATGACAACTAAGCTGATATTGTAAGCATAACCAAATATATTAAGCAGGTTCTTCTTTCTCTGCCACACTCGTTCAAGATTCGCTTAGATTAGCTAAGGATGTTATTAGTAACTACTCTTTTGGAAGCATTAATTCTATCTCTGGTGCTTCGATTCCGGCCCAAGGGCTTTTGGTGTCATTGAGTTTGTTATCGCCAATCAAAACCTCATCAATTATCGTCCACAACTCGATCATCTCTCCAATGCTCTTGAGGTTTGTAGTTTCTCAATTAATTGCATTAGTACTAGTTTAATAATATTACCGTAATTTAAACCCTGTGATTGATGGATCTATCTATCTTTGGTGCAGGCTGTTGATTTTAGAAGTAGCCACAACATGAATATTCCACCAGCAGTAAAGGTAAGGATGCATTCCATCATTCATCAAATCAATACTAGATTCAATTCTTGACCTAATTGTTTTACATATGATGATGAATAATTAGGTTTTTGAGGAGTTGTACGAAGCAGCGGTGAATGAGATCGTAGAGGTGTTGGCGTCTGTATGCAAGACTCACAATTTGGCACTAGCGCTAACATGGGCTCCTTGCATACAACAACAAGGAGGAGGAAAAGGTACTACCGGTGGTGGTGGATGCAGTGTTTCGATTACAGTTCCAACGGATCAGATGAACAATAATAATCATATGATGATGAGTTGCATATCGACTGTTGATTCAGCTTGTTATGTTGGTGACATGGAGATGTTAAGATTTCAAGATCAAATGCAAATGGTTGAAGAGGATAAAAACATAGAAATGTtgccaaaacaaaaacaaaagaagaaaacttatatatgaagaaagtgttatgacttagttaaaatatgatttttatgtgtgtatgattttatagtacttgaaatattatgattgcacatgattttgtatactttttggttaatattaaaaatattttgacttagttaaaatatgatttttatgtgtatgattttatagtatttgcaatattatgactaaaaatgaaatataactaaatggtgtatatgaaatagggtgtaaatagatttaaatataatataattgttcattcataaatggcgtatttacacctaatttttattaaaatagagtgtaattaagaacgtatttacacccgatttttattaaaatagggtgtaattaaaacgtaattacgctcaattacacccgatttttattaaaacagggtgtaattaaaacataattatgttcaattacacccgatttttattaaaatagggtgtaattaaaacgttattacgctcaattacacccaatttttattaaaacagggtgtaattaaaaacgtaattacgcccaattacacccgatttttattaaaacagggtgtaattaaaaacgtaattacgcccaattacacccgatttttgttaaaatagggtgtaacgtagaacgtatttacacccgatatttttaaaatagggagtaattacgaacgtatttacacccgttttaaacgggtataaaacgggtgtaaatgcgttagacatttctcaccctgtggatatacacccgatttttattaaaaataatgggtgtaaatgtaataaaaaacgggtgtaaattaacatttttgcacTAGTGAGTCCAACAAGTAGCCAACAACACCACGCCCTTCTTACCGTTTCTAACTTTCTCACCTTTACTAAACGAGAACCATTTAATAAAGTTTTCCTTAAAAGTATCCGCCTTATGGTTTATCAAACCAATTCACTCGGCTATTTCCCTCCACACCAAATTAACGTTATAGCAAATCAACAAAGAATAAACCGACATTTCTACTTCACCAGAACAAAAAATGCACAAagatttgaagatgaaatgatACCTCTATTAGCAAGAGCATCTTTCGTAGCCACTGTGTTGATAAAACACTGCCATCCGAAAACCTTCACCTTTAACGTTGTGGCATCCGGTTGTAGTAGATATGTGAGACCCCTTATTAGTAAATTGTTTTCATTATATTTTTATGGCTTGTGTTTTATTCTCTTTGATCTTCTCTTCTTCTTGCACCTCAGCACCTTAGGTTTAGATGGGATACACAACACATTAGGAATGAATACGTTGTTTATCCTAAAAACATAGTGGAGAAGCTGAGTTGTTAATCCATATTTGTTGTCAATTGCGTAAATATATAAACAACCTTACAAAAATAAACCTTAATCAACAACAAAAGAATGAATCATAAAATTCATTTTTTGGCTATACAAAACATTGCAAATGCAAGAATAACATTGACGCTTTACAAAATCTATTTTTCATCAAAAGTTTAAATCTTCGCTTTTTATCTTATcacttttataaaaattaaatagcaGAGTAGCTTCAATTTTTTATATACTCTCTCATTATGAATTATAAATTGATTTTAGTTTCATTGGCATGACTATGTTTTCATCAGCATGGGCAATGCTCTCGAGCCTTGCACATTATCCCAACTTAACTTTTTATTGACATGGTCTATTGATGCACCAACAATCCAACCAAGTTGGTTTAAAGCCAAAGGCATGATCAGCATATCCCAGACTAATGAAAATATAGCTAATTCCAACGAAAATAAAATCAGTTTCTAATCCATAATAACGAATAATAGTAGAGTATATAACATTAAGTGAAACTACAACGTTATTTaatttttaccaaacataatattTATGAAATGGAACAAACGACTTAGCAATgtgattatttaaaaataaaaaaaaaattgtacatTTGATAAAACAATGGCATAACCATTCTGTTATATTCTAAACAAACAACCATTATGTGGATGTGGGTATGAtttattttgagtttcttttcttAATCAAAATCCATTTACTAATAATGTCTACATGATAATAAAATACAGACACAACCATTATGTTATATTCTATACAAACAACAGATATAGTAACTATGATATGTCTCCAAATTATCCTTGAAGAATTCCTAACACAATATTATATCATGCCGACATGATAAAACTTTGTACCTTGCTTAAAAAAATTAACTACTGGTGACTGCTTAACTAAACTTTGTACCTTTCATTTCCTTCCACAAGTCTTTGTTGATTGAGATGCAAATATAGATACATACAAAAACCAATTTGCTATACgtgaagagaaagagagaggttTGTAGAGTGATGAAGTAAAAGATAGTTACTATGGAAAGCTATATTGCTCTAAAACGAAACGAGAGTGTGgggttatattattgttgaactgTTTTCAAGTTAGAGATTTTCATGTGTGATTTGTTGACCGAGTTTTGTGTTAAAGGAGCTGACCAGGAATACTCTCAACCACATTTACACTCTCCTAGTTTACTTCTTTATCACCATGCAAAAGGGAGAAATTTTCTACAATTCGTGGAAGTTTTCTATATAAAActctttaatattttttgaaGATAAATGATGTTAttgtttttttctaaaatgaattttaaaattttgagaaattttttgacaaaaaatattaattaaaacttttcATTTAAATAGAAcacttaaaaaaaacttaaaaaatattaaaataaaactacttTATTTAAGGTCCTTTAAAGAATCGTTTAAACTTTGTtcgtaaaatatattatttttatcatgataaaaatttaataattaatatcaaattgctaaatataaatattatattaataataaatggaTTTGcaaaaatttatgttatttttgaaaaaaaaaattataaaattattttttgaataataaaattaaaatgatggTTTTTCAAAATTAATAACAAATTGACTTAAAATGTGTATGTGTGATTTTTTACAACAATAAGTTATGTTTGTTATACAATGGAGCTATTATATTTaatgttttgtaaaaaaaattgtatattttatttatgacaCACTGTCAATATGTAATCTAATTTTACACCATTATTCAATATAATTATAACATTTTATCATGTCATATTAGTATTTAATGCATCTTTTGGTTCTTTaacttaatttaaattttagttttgGTCCTTCAAAACATACTCTATTAGTCAATTTAGTCTCTTCCGTTAACTTTTTTTGACTTTAAATATCTTAGGTGAGACTTTATTGTTGAGTGTCATATTATGAAGAGTTCTTCATTCTTTTGTATAATCAGCACTAGCGGTAAGCTATATACAATTCATTGAAGTTTTTTCTTGCCCGAATGctttttgattaaaaatagtttttcccCTGATGTAATTCCCCTTATAAAAATTAGCTTATTATAAAGTATTATTTCCATctggttgtttttttttttaagcaaggatATATTGATAGGAGAACCCAAGTTCTCAATAACTTCATACAAGAAACCCGAGCAAAAGCTCAAAAAGAGAAATTACACGCCAAATGAAACTTACCATAAATAAAATAGAGGGTTACTACTAATTTCGTAAAAATTACATTTGGGTTGAATAATTTTTCCTATAATAGCCCATCTCCAAACCATAGCTTTAACATCCCAAACCATATCAGAGATATTCCATGAGTCCCTTCTAAAAACGGTCTCATTCCTGCTCAACCATATAGTCCAACAAGTAGCCAACCACACCACGCCCTTCTTACGTTTTCTAACTTTCTCACCTTTACTAAACGAGAACCATTTGATAAAGCTTTCCTTAAAAGTCTCCTCCTTATGATCTATCAAACCAATTCACTCGAATATTTCCCGCCATACCAAGTTAACGTTATAGAAAATCAACAAAGAATAAACCGACGTTTCCACTTCACCAGAACAAAAAACGCACATAgaatttgaagatgaaatgatACCTCTATTAGGGAGAGCGTGTTTAGTAGCCACTTTGTTGATAAAACACCGACATCCGAAAACCATCACCTTTAAAGGAACCTCCATCCTCCATAAAATTTCAAAAGCCAAATCTCAAAAATCCTTCGGGCCATATGGTATATTAATTCAGTTACTAATAATGTTGTGGCATCCGGTTGTAGTAGATATGTGAGCCCCTTTATTAGTAAATTTGTTTTACTTACATTTTTATGGCTTGTGTTTTATTCTCTTTGATCTTCTCTTCTCCTTGCACCTCAGCACCTTAGGTTTAGATGGGTACACAACACATTAGGAATAAATAGATTGTTTATGCTAAAAAAATAGTGGAGAAGCTGAGTTATTAATCCATATTTGTTGTCAATTGCCTAAATATATAAACAACCTTACAAAATAAACCTCAATCAACAACAAAAGAATGaataataaatttcatttttCGGCTTTACAAAGTTATCCAATGGTTATATAGAACCAGCAGTTTTTGATATTAAGCAAGATATTAAGCAACATGCTCTTGAAAATTAAGCAAGATATTAAGCAACATGCTCTTGAAAATTAAATGTGCTTTGGAAGATCACATGTagtttttgatgataacaaccaTAGACTTATAATATTACACCATCATCCAATAGAATTATAATATTATGaacatttttttattctttaacttaatttaaatttttctttGGTCCTTTGTATAATAAATGTTATATTGTAGTCCTTCAAAACCTATTTACTTAATCAATTTAGTCTCTTCCgttaacttttaattttaaatatcttAGGCGATACATTATTGTTGAGTGTCCACCAtagactttattttatttttttattttaaccattggataactttattctattttcttttttttaattttaaccacTAGATAACTTCATTCTATTACATTTTTACAATAAATTGTTCACTCAGGCGCAAGAGGGTGAACTTTCATACTTTAAAATTTCAAGATTTGTCTGGTTAATCAATCTTATAGACACTTGTTTGAATTCTTATTGGAGATGAGGCTTGAAATTTGCTTGCAACTATAACTGCTTGCTATACTTGCACTttagttgttatcatcaaaaactACATGTGATCTTCCAAAGCACATTTAATTTTCAAGAGCATGTTGCTTAATATCTTGCTTACCCGCCAAAAAAAACATTCTATTGTTTATATAGAACCAGCACTACGAAAAACCACAAAACATGCTTTGATTAATTACATTAGTTAACTCTTTCTAATAGCTAATACAATCACCTCATTTATTTGAATGTATAGGTCTCTGTCAAGGTCCCCATCATTCCAATGAATATTGTGATGATGTGTAATTGCCTCGAGATTTAAGATCCTGCAACGATAAatgattaatataaaattttcataATGTGGTAGGACCATAATCCAAATTACTGAGATATGTCAAAGATtagaatcaataataaatttgaacaaacaaacaattgaaaTAATCAAGTAACAAAACTGGTCATTTTGGTATGGACACTATAAGAAATTTTGTGATTAgctacgacataaaacaaagctaATTTGAAGTTAGTCTCAGTAAAGTACAATCAATGTTATGTTATGTCGTAGTATGAATTAAGCGGCTAATTATCCTGACCAAACGAAATTCAAACTAGTATTTTAAAATCTTTAGGTAAACCATAACTAAGATATagcaaaaaattatatttaacaaGTAAACAATTACAATATTGCCTCAACAATATCAAATTAAATCTCAATCTAGTTTAGGCtagttcattttttaaataattatctaGACAGACTTTCTCTAAAATTCATTACAAATAAGTTTGTTAAATGACTAAGAAATTCTAGAGACAATTGGTGAGTATACAAttgataaagaaaagttaaaaagaatattaaaatacTTAAACGTTGGAAGATATTCTTTTGTAGAAGTTATATTGGATATACCATGGTTTGAAATTGCGGACCGCAACACATGTTGCGGCCGCAATATTGCGGTTGCGGGCAGCAACGCATCGGCAATAGACCGCAATTGCGAAGTAAATGAAAATCACACGCAACAGCCGCATCACCACCGCAACAGAACGGTAAATAACGCTTTATAACGGTGTTTCAACCGCATCAGGCCGCAACGGACCGCAACATACATTTATTCGGTTTAAAATTACTCTTAATAAAACCAAAGCAAGAGAATAAGAAtattaagtacaaactgaaaagtATCTAAAAACTTACAGAAGAATCTTAGAAAAATAGAATAAGAATCTCTGATACATACCTTTATGTCATTTATCAGCTTTTCTTAGATTCCAAATGAATATTATACCAGTTAATAACTTCATATATATCAGCTTTTCTTAACTTCATTTGCTGAGCTCAATAATTTTCTTTCACCACTGCATAACTTCAATGAATATAATACCAGTTCCGAATCTCAAACTTCatttcacttcaaacttccatcaATAAGTTTCTCCCTTTTCTCTCAAATTTCATTGTAAGTTTCTCTCATTTCACTTATATATTGGAATAGTTTCTCTTTACTTCACCATatgctttattttttatttcaatttaagaaaaaaacatgGTTATTATTGTTGTAGTTTACTGGAAAAATTAGAGGAGAAATAAGAAAATATGGGTTGTTCGTTGTTGTTTTAACGCAAGAACAGTAGGTAGAATAGAGAGaagaacataaaaaatattttctatcatatgttaatttatttatgatttaagaTATGTAGGCCCATGTTGATCATTTATTTCCTGGAACATGATAAGCCATGTATGGTTTTTCTTAGCCACAAATATGAAATGTGATATAAATGTCatagtttaaattttatttatttatttatttaaattttggttAAAATTTAGGAGGGAATTTATAGAGGGAGAATATGGTGTGTGTAGAAAATAAGTCAAAAAAAATATCTTGTGAAGTtaagataattttaatttttaaatagtttattgcttttttatatttagttaatcatgttaatattaaaaacatttttaaaaaattgttaaattttagtcacctaaaacttaaattttttaatattaaaaaaaactattttatatttttgacaaacaatttttgaataatttacttctttttttatatttagttaatgttaaaaatattttttttaaattgttaaatTTTAATCATCTAACActtatgaaaggacaagttgcaGGTTGTGCTAGAGTAACAACTATGAAAATATGATGAAACTTCTACTTGATTCAAAAGCAAAGAGAAATGattcaaaaagaagaaaagaagaatttgaagaacGTTTAAGAGGagatgttgaagatgaagatgaagatgtgaaTACTCTTATTGATGATCGATTGAGATATGCAACACAACAAAGCCTTAGATCACATCAAGAATGGGAAAATATGCAACAGTTCAGACGAGAAACAACAGGTTCTGAAAATGTATATGAACATGGCGGAAGCTCTCGTGTCAGTGTTAGTGGGGCTGAAAGGCCAGAAGATATCTATTTTTCTTTGAGATCTACTAATATTGATCTTGTTAGGAGCAAAAGCATAAGGCAACCAAGAGCTAGTAAAGGGTTTTTGAAGACATGGAGGAAAAGGCTTGGAGAGGCTGTAAgcaaatttataatttatgaaCGTTTGCCTATGAATTTATCTAACTCTCCTTGGTTACATAATTTGCTTTATACTGCTTCTGAGGTTGGAAAAGCCAAATGTCCAACTCCTTATGAAATCTCAAATGTTTACTTAGAAGCTGAATATAAGGAAACGTTGGAGTGGATAAATGGTATGAAAAAAATTTGGCAAGAAAGAGGAGCAACAATAATGTGTGATGGTTGGACAGACAGCATCAACCATACTCATATTATGAATTTCTTGGTATATTGTCACAAAGGTACTGTGTTTTGGAAGTCTGTTGATGCCTCTGATGTTGATAGTAGAAACACTGAATACTATTTTCATTAATTGTTGGATAAAATTGTGGAAGAAGTGGGTGAAGAGTATGTAGTTCAAGTGGTAACAGACAATAAAGCCGCATTAAAAGCGGCTGGTCAAAAGCTTATGGAGAAGAGACCCCATTTATATT
The Vicia villosa cultivar HV-30 ecotype Madison, WI linkage group LG6, Vvil1.0, whole genome shotgun sequence genome window above contains:
- the LOC131613245 gene encoding amino acid transporter AVT6C-like — protein: MLTFPLLNFSLRTTVDEFLFPKRSLLAMDNKRFMILTLALLVLSYIAAVAIPDIWYIFQFMGSTSAVCLSFVFPGSIVLRDIHGISTRKDKIIALVMVILAVGTSVIAISNNI